CCGATCGTTGTGGGCGTCGTAATCGCCGCTAAACTGACTGGCGACTAACTGCGAGTCGCAGTAGGTGCTTAGGCGGTTGGCCTTGACAGCTTTTGCTAAGCGGAGTCCAGCGATCAAAGATTCGTATTCTGCTTCGTTGTTCGAGGCTGGAAAGTCTAAGCTAAAAGACAGCCTGATCAGTTCGCCGGTCGGGGATTGTAGTTGAACTCCAGCACCTGCGCCCCTGTTAGTCGAAGATCCGTCAACATGCAGTGTCCAGTTTGGGTTTGGGAGCGTGAGGTCTTGCTCTAACTCCGGGGCTAATTCGATTAAGAAGTCTGCGAGGACCTAAGATTTCGCTGCAGTTCTGTTCTTGTAAGTGATATCAAGCTCGCCGAGTTTGATAGCCCACTTCGTTAGTCTTCCGGACATGTTTGTATTTTAAAGTATCGTTCGGAGGGGCTGGTCGGTCAATACTTTAACCGAATGTGACTGAAAGTAGGGGCGAAGCTTTCTCGCCGCTTCGACGACTGCCAGTGCCATCTTCTCTAGAGTTGGGTATCGCGTTTCTGGTCCGGTCATGCGCCTACTTGTGTAGAAGATTGGCTTTTGCTCACCACGATCCTCTTTTATTAGAAAGCTACTGACTGCTGCTTGTGATACTGCGACGTAAAGACATAGAACGTCGCCGACGTCTGGCTTGGCGAGAACGGGTGGAGTTGTCAGATAATGCTTGAGTTGGATAAATGCCTCCTCACATTTCTCATCCCAGATAAACCTTTTGTTACCTCGGAGGAGGTTGTAGAAGGGCAAGCATTTCTCGGTGGATATGGAGATGAACCGGTTGAGTGCAGCTATCCTACCCGTAAGCCGTTGCACTTCTCTACTGTTTTTTGGGCTCAGAAGGTTCATGACCGCGGAGATCTGCTTCGGTTTGGCTTCGATTCCCCACTGCGTGACTATGTATCCAAGGAACTTGCCTGAGGAAACCCCAAACGTGCACTTTGCTGGGTTCAGTTTCATGCCGTATTTGTTGAGAGTTTCGAAGCAATCTCTCAAGTGACAGAGGTGATCAGCAGTGTGTAGCGACCATATCGTCGATGTATACTTCCATGGTGACGCCCAGCTTGTCTGCTAACATTTTGTTCACAAGCCGTTGGTAGGTTGCTCCCGCCTTCTTCAAACCGAATGGCATGACCTTATAGCAGTAGGTTCCTCTATCCGAATAAATGACGTCTTTTCGCGATCGTCGGGGTGCATCATGATTTGGTTGTACCCAGAGAAAGCGTCCATGAAGGTGAGCATCTCGTTTCCAGCCGTGGACTCGACTAAACGGTCGATGTTGGGAAGAGGATAGCTGTCCTTTGAGGCTTTATTTAAGTCTGTGAAGTCGACGCAGACGCGCCACTTCCCGTTCTTCTTTTTGACGACTACTGGATTTGCTAACCACTCAAGGTAGTGCACCTCAGCAATTGAACGAGCGCCGAGCAACCGGTCGACCTCTTCGTTTACAGCCTTTGACCTATCTGGACCGAGCATGCGTCGCTTCTGTCGGATAGGCTTGACTGTCGGATCGACGTTTAGTTCGTGAGTTGTTATGGCCGGATCAATTCTTTTCAAGTCTGACATGGACCACGCGAATGTGGGCACATTTGCCTTGAGAAAGTCGAGAACTGACCGCTGCATTTCTTCAGATAGGTACGCACCAATCCTTGCGGTCCGGCTTGGATCGGTATCGTCAATAGGTAACTCGAGAATTTCGCCTTCCTGGGAGCAGACTTTATAGGTTGGATGAGTGACGGAGTTAACCGATAAAGACGATCGATGGAGTTTAACTGTGGCGACTAGGAGTTCCCTAGCAGCCTTTTGATCTCCTCGCAGTGTTTTGATTCTTTCATCCGTACCGGGGAACTTGACGCACTGGTAATAAGTAGATGGAATGGCCTGCATTGAGTGTATCCAGGGGGTTCCAAGTATGGCATCTTAGTTTGCTCCAAACGCCTCCGGAGGTCAGTGGGCTTCGAACGATTGAGGCGGATTCGGAGATTGCATGCTCCTGCGTTGAGTTTATCCCTAAGGTCACCGTTCGGGCGTTCTTTGGGATCGGGGTCAACTGCCGAGATACGCTGCGACTTCCGTGCATTCAGCGTTGTTTGGAGATCATTGCGTGTGGAGTTGTTGTTGTTTTCGGATTCAAACTTTCATTTCAAAACATCTCTCAAATCTTCGAGTACAGGTGTGTCATCGTTCTCATCGTCCGACGACAAGTTTTGCTGGGAAAGTATGACCTCGATGCGTCTGCGGTTAGCTGGTTGCTCTTCGTCAGCCGAGGAGTCTGCCTCGCCATTACTCTTCGGGGCATCCTCCTCGTCATCTCGTTGTTGAGTTTCGCTATGTCGACTTTTGCCTGTAGCTTTGCGCTGGGCTCTCCTTTCTTTATTCTTGCTCCAGCTCTTGCTGTTCTTCGGCTTTGCCTTTAGTGGTTCGAACTTGAAGTCGCCACTTGCTAAGGATGAGAGGTATTGCGCATAGAGTGACTTGCACTCTGTCGTATCGTGCCCTTTGGCATCGTGATACTTGCAGTGTTTGGTGAGATCGACGGTTCTGGAAGGTCCTTCCGCTGAACCTGTTGTTGTTGTAGTCTGGGTCGAGCAAACGGCGTCGACTGGTTTGTCGGACGAGTCGAGCTCCCTTACCCATTTGTTTCATCCTTCTCCGCGGATTACGAGAGTTGAAACTGGCACGTTGTTCTCGTTGACGACATACATGTATCCGTCTTTGCGGCCGTTTTTGTCGATTGGAGCATGCTGGCGTGGTTCTTGTCGCGTGTTGGCATTTTTAGCCGCTGGCGCTTTGGGTGCGTTCATTTTGCTGAGAATGGCGTTAGTATCTTCTTCCATTCGGATGAAATTGTCAGATCGCGCGATAGCGTCCAGGAGCGACGTAGTTGGGTTTTGGTTTAAATCCTCTCGGAATATAGAACGAACCCACAACGTGTTTCGCAGGGCGTCGATGGCGATACAGTCTGGAATTTCAATCCTCGAGACTACAGCTTTGAACTTCTCCATGTAGTCGCGGAGGCTCTGGTCTTTGGTTTGGTTGAGATTCCACAAGCTAGAGGCGGTAGCGTTGCGCTTGGTGAACATAATGTAAGTCTTGAGAAAAGCTGCTGACAAGTCGCAGAAGCTTCCGATGGAGTTTTCTTCTAACTGAGAAAACCAGGTTAGGGCTTGCTCGTGGAGAGTTTCGACGAACAGTTGGCAGTAGACTGCGTCCCTTTCTTCGTCGGGGAGTCGAGCCCGTGCCATCGCGATGTTGAAAGCCGTCATGTGTTCCACTGGGTCTCCGCCGGGTTTGTACTCGGGTAAGCGCAGCTTCTCTATCTTTCCGAGTTGCACACTGGTCAGAGCGCTAGTAAAAGGAGTGCGTGATGTTGCGGCGAGGACGCTCTCGATTTGCGGGGCCGCGCTGGTTACTTGATGGATCTTCTCGCTCATTTGTTGGAAGCTGAGTTTGAGCTCAGCGAGCTCGCGTATGGTCGCCAGATCAGAACCTACTGGGGGGTGGTCGGCGAGAAGGGTTTCATTAGGCTCCGAGTCGTCTGAGATTTGGTCGACTCCGGTCGCCGTTGGGTTGGGGTTAAAGAGGCGACGGCGTATCTGCTGAGGACGGCTTGTTTGGCCGTCGGGAGGTGTGAGGGCCGTGACCAAAGCAGCTAATTGGTCGTTGGTCATCTTTTGGACTTCATCTTGACGAGCAAGTCGAGCCATGATAGAGCTCATAAAATCTGCGGCGATGGGTGGCGCGGCTTCGGGCGTTGGGGTCGGTTCTCCGCCTGGAGCGCTGAAGGTGGCGTCGTCTTGAACCATGTAGATCTAGAACGTTACTTTAGTCAGCCCCACGGTGGGCGCCAATTGTTTGAACGGGATTCAGTCGACTAAGATGAAAGAAGTCAGAAATGGGATGGCTAAAGACGTTTTATTTAGATTTGATCTGAAGGGTTAGTGACGAGAAGATCAAAGAGTAACAAGATCAAAGAGATAGCCTAAAACCCTAGATCTAGTCACTCAGTCTGTTCAATGGTCCCAAAAGTCCCTCTCTTGTTGCTTCCCCTTCCCTTTTTATAGGACTCCTGTCCCTGATGCCCTAATTTCGTACCTCTTTAGACCTTGGTGCGAGGGGCCGAGTATACGGGCCTGGACAAAGGTCCCTCCAAGCCGGGCACTTTTGGTCGACTTACTCGATCGGCTAAAAGTACTCTAAGGCCAAGCCGATAGGTTTAACCGCTGAGCCGACCAAACGTCGATCCGACTTGCTGGATTATAGCCTATTATTCGATGGGCTTTGTGAGGGGTGTAATCCATCTCTTACACTGCGTCCGACGTTTGTTGCATTAGTGTAGAGGTGGAAGAGGTTTGAAGGATACTATTATTGTCATTTGCTTGAATCGCAAGGAGGAAAAAAACTCTCTTCATATATGTCATCAGTCTATAACTTCTTTAATAAACATTGTTAGATAAAATAATGTTATAGGTTGTTCTATTGAGTTGTCAACGACATACGTATAATGGTCGTAGCAATCTAGGCATTAACATAAAGCTTATTAACGCCCATGTAATGTGATTTTTTTTCTTTTTCTAATCGAACTTTACCACATAGGAGAATCAAAACAAAAATAGAAATATTCGCTGTACAAGATTTTTACTAATCCCTCCCTATATAAATGTATGATATTGAAGGTTTTTCACACAAACAATAAATAAATTTTTTTAATTATTATATTTTGGTTTTAGCGATAAAGTTTCCCCAATCATAATTTTATTTTTTAATTTATGTTTTAGTTTAATTTTGGTTTTATTGATAAAGTTTCGCTGATCATAATTTTATTTTTTAATTTATATTTTAGTTTAAAAAAATGCATTAAACATATCTTAAAACAATTTTTTGTACACAAGATGAAAATGTAGAACATCGTACATTTTTATACGGAGGAAATATTTTTTTTACACTGGTTGGATGGTTCAGAATAATGTGGTTCTATTTGACCGAAAAAAATTTGACAAAAAAAAAGAATAATGTGGACTCTTCTATAAAACAGTTCCACAATAAGCATTGGTTTTTTCATTTTTTCGTCTATTATTAGTAACTTACAACTTAATAATTGTTTCCTATGGTCTAAAAGATCGTAGGGTGTTTCTTCTGTGGGGTTAAACTTTATTGCAGGATGAAAATCAAAAAGACTAAAGTAACCTTCTTATCATTATAAGTAGAGGTTCATTTTAGGCTTAATTCATCCCCCGGTACACATACATTTCTTTAAAAAAAAGTTTTTTTTTTTTTTAAACATCATGGCTAAGTTTGCTTCCATCATCACCCTCATCTTCGCTGCTCTCATTCTCTTTGCTGGGTTTGGTAAGAATTGATCTTACTGTATACATGACAAATTAAATTATTTTATTTATATACAGATTATTTGATAATTAACGATGATATATATAATATAGAAGCACCAACAAGGGTGGAAGGGCAGAAGTTATGTAGGAAGCCGAGTGGGACATGGTCAGGACTCTGTGCAAACAGTGATGCGTGCAGGAAACAGTGCATCCGTCTCGAGAAAGCACGAGATGGTTCTTGCAAATATGAATTCCCAGCTCACAAGTGTTTCTGCTACTACCCATGTTAATCTACCAAAATATTTGGTGCTCAATGGGGCGGATCCAGTGGCTGAGGCACGTGCCACATACTACTCTATATATATGTCTTATGAAACCATGTACAAAGAACATTGTGTAGCTAATATGGTCCTGAAGTTTAAAGTGTGCCACATCCACCCTAGGTTTGAATCCATGTGGTGTGTGTTTTTTTATATTTTACTACCTAAACTATTTTTTTTATTACTATTTTATTTACTTTTCTAAAGAGAAAAATGTAATCTTACCACAAACTTGAAATCACTTTCTAAATTTATTTTTAAAATATGAATAATTTCATAAACCTTAAACGTGTGATGAAAAATGACTAAACTAACTCTACTAAATCATTTATAAAATATTAAAAATAAACTCAA
This genomic interval from Brassica oleracea var. oleracea cultivar TO1000 chromosome C2, BOL, whole genome shotgun sequence contains the following:
- the LOC106323788 gene encoding uncharacterized protein LOC106323788 is translated as MVQDDATFSAPGGEPTPTPEAAPPIAADFMSSIMARLARQDEVQKMTNDQLAALVTALTPPDGQTSRPQQIRRRLFNPNPTATGVDQISDDSEPNETLLADHPPVGSDLATIRELAELKLSFQQMSEKIHQVTSAAPQIESVLAATSRTPFTSALTSVQLGKIEKLRLPEYKPGGDPVEHMTAFNIAMARARLPDEERDAVYCQLFVETLHEQALTWFSQLEENSIGSFCDLSAAFLKTYIMFTKHCIAIDALRNTLWVRSIFREDLNQNPTTSLLDAIARSDNFIRMEEDTNAILSKMNAPKAPAAKNANTRQEPRQHAPIDKNGRKDGYMELDSSDKPVDAVCSTQTTTTTGSAEGPSRTVDLTKHCKYHDAKGHDTTECKSLYAQYLSSLASGDFKFEPLKAKPKNSKSWSKNKERRAQRKATGKSRHSETQQRDDEEDAPKSNGEADSSADEEQPANRRRIEVILSQQNLSSDDENDDTPVLEDLRDVLK
- the LOC106326071 gene encoding defensin-like protein 1, coding for MAKFASIITLIFAALILFAGFEAPTRVEGQKLCRKPSGTWSGLCANSDACRKQCIRLEKARDGSCKYEFPAHKCFCYYPC